In Limnohabitans sp. INBF002, one genomic interval encodes:
- a CDS encoding fumarylacetoacetate hydrolase family protein, with translation MSFVSFEIAGQQTYGLWKDEGNWIQVPEAFQAQYPDLKSVIAANKLDALEALTHQSGKAVTASQARLLPVIPNPSKVFCVGLNYKTHVAETKRADSDYPAIFTRFADSLTAHNAPLPHPKETQRFDFEGELAVIIGKGGRNITQAQAFEHIAGYACFNDGTARDWQRHTHQWIPGKNFPLTGPLGPFMATRQEIPDVNQLTLESRLNGEVMQHASVADLIYTLPVIIEYLSGFTNLYPGDVIATGTPGGVGDRREPPVYMKAGDVIEVEITGLGTLRNVVSHAA, from the coding sequence ATGAGCTTTGTTAGTTTTGAAATAGCAGGTCAACAGACCTACGGTCTCTGGAAAGATGAAGGTAACTGGATTCAAGTGCCCGAGGCATTTCAAGCTCAGTATCCAGATTTGAAGTCTGTCATTGCTGCGAACAAATTGGATGCGTTGGAAGCGTTGACACATCAGAGTGGCAAAGCTGTGACGGCATCACAAGCACGTCTGCTGCCTGTGATTCCTAATCCAAGCAAGGTTTTTTGTGTGGGTTTGAACTACAAAACGCACGTGGCAGAAACCAAACGTGCTGACAGCGACTACCCCGCCATCTTCACGCGCTTTGCAGATAGCTTGACAGCACACAACGCACCACTGCCACACCCCAAAGAAACTCAGCGGTTTGACTTTGAAGGTGAACTGGCCGTCATCATTGGCAAAGGTGGCCGCAACATCACGCAGGCACAAGCGTTTGAACATATTGCGGGTTACGCCTGCTTCAACGATGGCACGGCACGCGATTGGCAACGTCACACACACCAATGGATTCCCGGTAAAAACTTTCCGTTGACAGGACCACTTGGCCCGTTCATGGCCACACGCCAAGAAATTCCTGACGTGAACCAACTGACCTTGGAGTCCCGTCTCAATGGTGAAGTCATGCAACACGCGTCCGTGGCTGACTTGATTTACACCTTGCCGGTGATCATCGAATACCTCTCTGGTTTCACCAACCTTTATCCAGGCGATGTGATTGCCACAGGTACGCCGGGTGGTGTGGGTGATCGCCGTGAACCACCTGTTTACATGAAGGCCGGTGATGTGATTGAAGTCGAAATCACTGGCTTGGGCACGCTACGCAACGTTGTGTCTCACGCTGCATAA
- a CDS encoding LysR family transcriptional regulator translates to MQINDLRLFMEVAELGSFTKVAAQRNTVQSHISRQISDFEKTCGAALFRRTGRGVVLTEFGEHVQQRVRGWLKDSDELFADIQQTSQVPMGEVKIGVLPSAAHPLMTHIFKRLHHDYPKIKLNIREGQGTELDTLLDTGAVDMAILFRYEKPTGSDETLLSTANTYLVSCPGLSLTYSDAVDFKRLEGLPLVLPRRPSHWRSILDETAKSKGFSLVAEVEADSLRVQKEIIASNPHMYALLGPFSVDEELRTGKLQAAKVIAPDLKRYVTLAHPKQGHFTQASRIVSQLIKETVTGWKGQLNSPPVFNEF, encoded by the coding sequence ATGCAAATCAATGATTTACGCTTATTTATGGAAGTCGCCGAGCTTGGTAGCTTCACCAAAGTTGCAGCGCAAAGAAATACGGTGCAGTCCCACATCAGCAGGCAAATCAGTGATTTTGAAAAAACCTGTGGTGCTGCACTGTTTCGACGAACGGGGCGAGGTGTTGTACTGACAGAGTTTGGCGAACATGTTCAGCAGCGTGTGCGAGGTTGGCTCAAAGACAGCGATGAGCTTTTTGCTGACATACAGCAAACATCGCAAGTGCCTATGGGTGAAGTCAAGATTGGCGTTCTTCCTTCAGCTGCGCATCCTTTGATGACGCACATCTTCAAGCGTTTACACCATGACTATCCCAAGATCAAACTGAATATTCGCGAGGGGCAAGGGACGGAATTAGATACGTTGCTGGATACGGGGGCTGTCGATATGGCCATCTTGTTTCGTTATGAGAAACCAACGGGGAGCGATGAAACACTTTTGTCCACGGCGAACACTTACCTTGTCTCGTGTCCTGGTCTTTCACTGACCTATTCCGATGCCGTTGATTTCAAGCGGCTCGAAGGTTTGCCATTGGTTTTACCTCGCCGACCCTCGCATTGGCGCTCGATCTTGGATGAAACAGCCAAAAGTAAAGGGTTTAGTTTGGTGGCAGAAGTTGAGGCCGATTCGCTTCGGGTTCAAAAAGAAATCATTGCGTCTAACCCGCATATGTATGCGTTACTCGGCCCTTTCTCTGTCGATGAGGAGCTACGCACTGGGAAGTTGCAAGCTGCAAAAGTCATTGCCCCCGACCTCAAGCGCTATGTCACGCTTGCGCATCCCAAACAAGGGCATTTCACGCAAGCGAGCCGCATTGTTTCTCAGCTCATCAAAGAAACTGTGACAGGCTGGAAGGGGCAATTAAACAGTCCACCCGTATTCAATGAGTTTTAG
- a CDS encoding NADH-ubiquinone oxidoreductase-F iron-sulfur binding region domain-containing protein — protein MTQSVTHTLSTVDQMRDTLRRISHLKGRQPDAQALQEVRALVRAFERRDLLIEHLHALNDAYRGLFERHLVALAHEMKLPMAEVFEVATFYHHFEVLPNDATPAALTVRVCDGLSCEMGGAKQLLAKLPALLGAEVRVIRAPCVGRCEQAPVAVVHQNAVPHATPDKVKAAVQAGHTQQALPDYVDMDAYLADGGYALAASLSNGTTQTEDVLQAMEASGLRGLGGAGFPAGRKWRIVREQTAPRVVAVNLDEGEPGTFKDRTYLERDPHRFLEGMLVAAQVVGIEAIYIYLRDEYHGCRALLQHELAALQANPPCPLPHIELRRGAGAYVCGEESAMIESIEGKRGEPRMRPPYIAQVGLFGKPTLEHNFETLYWVRDIVQKGPQWFTSFGANGRVGLRSFSVSGRVKQPGVKLAPAGITVQELIDGYCGGMLEGHTLYAYLPGGASGGILPAHMNDIPLDFDTLQAHGCFIGSAAVVVLSQHDTARDAALNAMAFFAHESCGQCTPCRVGTAKAVQLMQAPTWDNTTLEDLNQVMVDASICGLGQAAPNPVRCVQTYFAHEVA, from the coding sequence ATGACTCAGTCCGTCACACACACGCTCAGCACCGTTGACCAGATGCGCGACACGCTTCGCCGCATCAGCCACCTCAAAGGGCGACAGCCCGATGCGCAGGCGCTGCAAGAAGTGCGGGCCTTGGTGCGTGCGTTTGAGCGGCGCGATTTGTTGATCGAGCATTTGCATGCGCTGAACGACGCCTACCGTGGTTTGTTTGAGCGCCACTTGGTGGCCTTGGCGCACGAGATGAAGCTACCCATGGCCGAGGTGTTTGAGGTGGCCACGTTCTATCACCACTTCGAGGTGTTGCCCAACGACGCCACGCCTGCCGCATTGACGGTGCGCGTGTGTGATGGCCTGAGCTGCGAGATGGGCGGTGCCAAACAGCTGCTGGCCAAGTTGCCCGCCCTCTTGGGGGCAGAGGTGCGCGTCATCCGTGCGCCTTGCGTGGGCCGTTGTGAGCAAGCCCCTGTGGCCGTGGTGCACCAGAACGCTGTGCCGCACGCCACGCCCGACAAAGTGAAGGCGGCGGTGCAAGCCGGTCACACCCAACAAGCTTTGCCCGACTATGTGGACATGGATGCCTATCTGGCCGATGGTGGCTATGCCTTGGCTGCTTCGCTGTCAAATGGCACAACCCAAACAGAGGATGTGTTGCAAGCCATGGAGGCCTCGGGTCTGCGTGGCTTGGGTGGGGCGGGCTTTCCGGCAGGGCGTAAGTGGCGCATCGTGCGTGAGCAAACCGCACCGCGCGTGGTGGCTGTCAACCTTGATGAGGGCGAGCCTGGTACTTTCAAAGACCGCACGTATTTAGAGCGTGACCCGCATCGCTTTTTAGAAGGCATGTTGGTGGCTGCACAAGTGGTGGGCATAGAGGCCATCTACATCTACCTGCGAGATGAATACCACGGCTGCCGCGCATTGCTGCAACACGAGCTGGCTGCTTTGCAAGCCAACCCACCTTGCCCGCTGCCACACATCGAATTGCGCCGTGGCGCGGGTGCCTATGTGTGTGGCGAAGAGTCCGCCATGATTGAAAGCATTGAAGGCAAGCGCGGCGAGCCACGCATGCGACCGCCCTACATCGCGCAAGTGGGTTTGTTTGGCAAGCCCACCCTCGAACACAACTTTGAAACACTCTATTGGGTGCGCGACATCGTGCAAAAAGGCCCGCAGTGGTTCACCAGCTTTGGTGCAAATGGCCGTGTAGGTTTGCGTAGCTTCAGTGTGAGTGGCCGCGTCAAACAGCCGGGTGTCAAGCTCGCGCCTGCAGGCATCACGGTGCAGGAATTGATTGACGGGTACTGCGGCGGCATGTTGGAGGGCCACACCTTGTATGCCTATTTGCCGGGCGGGGCATCGGGCGGCATCTTGCCTGCCCACATGAATGACATTCCTTTGGACTTTGACACGCTGCAAGCGCACGGCTGCTTCATCGGCTCTGCGGCGGTGGTGGTGCTGAGCCAGCACGACACCGCGCGTGATGCCGCGCTCAATGCCATGGCATTTTTTGCACACGAGAGCTGTGGCCAATGCACACCCTGCCGCGTGGGCACTGCCAAAGCTGTGCAGCTGATGCAGGCGCCGACGTGGGACAACACCACGCTGGAAGACTTGAACCAAGTGATGGTCGATGCCTCCATCTGCGGCCTAGGCCAAGCGGCACCCAACCCGGTGCGTTGTGTGCAAACTTATTTCGCGCACGAGGTGGCTTGA
- the fdhF gene encoding formate dehydrogenase subunit alpha produces MIDFKLNNQSVQAYEGESILKAAQRNGVDIPHLCYKDGLRADGNCRACVVEIKGERTLAPSCCRTATAGLEVLVSDRAVKSQKMVLEMLLSDMPDVGYKWNDASASVTALAAATGETPGSSCGEPKSSPGASPIAAGVGDSGHAGAVGQHGELSDWASRMGVTVRPALLALRREQPACDVSHPAMAVNLDACIQCNRCVRACREEQVNDVIGYAHRGAQAQIVFDLNDPMGLSSCVACGECVQACPTGALMPKAHVGSQAVDQKVDSVCPFCGVGCLLTYNVKDNHIVSVDGRDGPANHSRLCVKGRFGFDYIHNPQRLTVPLIRKAGVPKDPDALNALNINASDWSQVFREATWEEALDLAASQLKQLRDTHGKKALAGFGSAKGSNEEAYLFQKLVRTGFGSNNVDHCTRLCHASSVAGLLEGVGSGSVTNQVNDVEHSDFIFVIGSNPTSNHPVAATWMKNAAKRGAKIVVADPRGTDLGKHAWRALHFKADTDVAMLNAMLHVIIEEGFVDEAFIRDRANNFDALKANVKDFSPEAMAPICGIDAHTLRDVARAYATAKSAMILWGMGVSQHVHGTDNVRCLIALSSITGQVGKPGSGLHPLRGQNNVQGASDAGLIPMMFPNYQRVINADAHAWFEKFWDTPLDDKPGYTVVEIMGKILADESDPHKIRGMYIMGENPAMSDPNLNHARHALASLSHLVVQDIFMTETAWLADVVLPATAWPEKTGTVSNTDRMVQLGLQAIDPPGDARADLWIIQEIAKRMGLAWHYAGEHHGVAEVYDEMRRAMHAAIGGITWERLLRESSVTYPCHTEDDPGEPTVFKHHFATDDGRVHLVPAGLISANEQPDAQYPFVLITGRQLEHWHTGSMTRRATVLDAIEPTATASMCSADLQALGVQAGEVMTVASRRGQVSLRARLDEGTPQGAVFIPFAYQEAAANLLTNPALDPFGKIPELKYCAVSVTAGGQLAHPAGFKI; encoded by the coding sequence ATGATTGATTTCAAGCTCAACAACCAAAGCGTTCAAGCCTATGAGGGTGAGAGCATCCTCAAAGCCGCACAACGCAACGGCGTAGACATTCCGCACCTTTGCTACAAAGACGGTTTGCGTGCGGATGGCAACTGCCGCGCGTGTGTGGTCGAGATCAAAGGCGAGCGCACTTTGGCCCCCAGCTGCTGTCGCACGGCGACGGCGGGGCTTGAGGTGTTGGTGAGCGACCGTGCGGTGAAGAGCCAGAAGATGGTGTTGGAGATGCTGCTCTCGGACATGCCTGATGTTGGGTACAAGTGGAACGATGCTTCTGCTTCGGTGACTGCGCTCGCTGCTGCGACGGGGGAGACGCCGGGCTCCTCATGCGGCGAGCCAAAATCGTCACCCGGCGCATCCCCCATCGCAGCAGGTGTTGGCGATAGTGGCCATGCTGGCGCTGTGGGTCAACATGGTGAGTTGAGTGACTGGGCTTCTCGCATGGGTGTCACCGTGCGACCTGCATTGCTTGCGCTGCGTCGCGAGCAACCCGCGTGTGATGTGTCCCACCCGGCGATGGCGGTGAACTTGGATGCTTGCATTCAGTGCAACCGCTGTGTGCGTGCCTGCCGTGAAGAGCAGGTCAATGATGTGATTGGCTACGCGCACCGTGGCGCGCAGGCGCAAATCGTGTTTGATTTGAACGACCCGATGGGGCTGAGCAGCTGCGTGGCTTGCGGCGAGTGCGTGCAGGCGTGCCCGACGGGCGCGTTGATGCCAAAGGCGCATGTGGGTTCGCAGGCTGTCGATCAAAAAGTGGATTCGGTGTGTCCGTTTTGCGGTGTGGGTTGCTTGCTGACCTACAACGTGAAGGACAACCACATCGTCAGCGTCGACGGGCGCGACGGACCGGCCAACCACAGCCGTTTGTGTGTAAAAGGCCGTTTCGGGTTTGACTACATCCACAACCCACAACGGCTGACGGTGCCGTTGATTCGCAAAGCGGGCGTGCCCAAAGACCCAGACGCGTTGAACGCGCTCAACATCAACGCTTCCGATTGGTCGCAGGTGTTTCGTGAAGCCACGTGGGAAGAAGCGCTAGACCTGGCCGCATCTCAACTCAAACAATTGCGCGACACGCATGGCAAAAAAGCGCTGGCCGGTTTTGGCTCGGCCAAGGGCAGCAACGAAGAAGCGTATTTGTTCCAAAAATTGGTGCGCACAGGTTTTGGGTCTAACAACGTGGACCACTGCACACGCTTGTGCCATGCGTCTAGCGTGGCGGGGCTGTTAGAGGGCGTGGGCTCGGGCTCGGTGACCAACCAGGTGAACGATGTCGAGCACTCAGACTTCATCTTCGTCATCGGCTCCAACCCCACATCCAACCATCCTGTCGCGGCCACGTGGATGAAGAACGCAGCCAAGCGCGGCGCCAAGATTGTGGTGGCCGACCCGCGCGGCACAGACCTTGGCAAACACGCGTGGCGTGCCTTGCACTTCAAGGCCGACACCGATGTGGCCATGCTCAACGCCATGCTGCACGTCATCATTGAAGAAGGCTTTGTGGATGAAGCCTTCATTCGCGACCGCGCCAACAACTTTGACGCACTCAAAGCCAACGTCAAAGACTTCAGCCCCGAGGCCATGGCCCCGATTTGCGGTATTGACGCACACACCTTGCGCGACGTGGCGCGTGCCTACGCCACCGCCAAAAGTGCCATGATTTTGTGGGGCATGGGCGTGAGCCAACACGTGCACGGCACCGACAACGTGCGCTGCTTGATTGCCTTGTCGTCCATCACCGGCCAAGTGGGAAAACCTGGCTCGGGCCTGCACCCCCTGCGCGGCCAAAACAACGTGCAGGGCGCGAGCGATGCGGGCCTCATTCCGATGATGTTTCCCAACTACCAACGCGTCATCAACGCCGATGCGCATGCGTGGTTTGAAAAGTTTTGGGACACCCCGCTTGACGACAAACCCGGCTACACCGTGGTGGAAATCATGGGCAAGATCTTGGCCGACGAGTCCGACCCACACAAGATTCGCGGCATGTACATCATGGGCGAGAACCCCGCCATGAGCGACCCCAACCTCAACCATGCGCGTCACGCGCTGGCGTCGTTGTCGCACTTGGTGGTGCAAGACATCTTCATGACCGAAACCGCGTGGCTGGCCGATGTGGTGCTGCCCGCCACCGCCTGGCCCGAGAAAACGGGTACGGTCAGCAACACCGATCGCATGGTGCAACTGGGCTTGCAAGCGATAGACCCACCAGGCGATGCGCGTGCGGATTTGTGGATCATCCAAGAAATCGCAAAACGGATGGGTTTAGCTTGGCACTACGCAGGCGAGCACCACGGCGTCGCCGAGGTGTACGACGAAATGCGACGCGCCATGCACGCCGCCATCGGTGGTATCACGTGGGAGCGCTTGCTGCGCGAATCCAGCGTGACCTACCCCTGCCACACCGAAGACGACCCGGGCGAGCCCACGGTGTTCAAACACCACTTCGCCACCGACGATGGCCGTGTGCATTTGGTGCCTGCCGGGTTGATCTCGGCCAACGAACAACCCGATGCGCAGTACCCGTTTGTCCTCATCACCGGTCGTCAACTCGAGCATTGGCACACCGGCAGCATGACGCGTCGCGCCACGGTGTTGGACGCAATCGAACCCACAGCCACGGCCTCGATGTGCAGCGCCGATTTACAAGCCTTGGGTGTGCAAGCGGGCGAGGTCATGACCGTGGCATCGCGGCGCGGCCAAGTGAGCCTGCGTGCGCGTTTGGACGAGGGCACGCCACAAGGCGCGGTGTTCATCCCCTTCGCCTACCAAGAGGCCGCGGCCAACTTGTTGACCAATCCCGCACTGGACCCTTTTGGCAAGATTCCAGAGCTCAAATACTGCGCTGTGTCCGTGACAGCAGGCGGTCAGCTAGCGCACCCCGCTGGTTTTAAAATCTAA
- a CDS encoding hemolysin family protein — protein sequence MDVLLIVFLTLLNGVFAMSEMALASSRKARLAALAETGDSGAQAALRLMAQPTQFLSTVQIGITSIGVLNGIVGEAAFSDDFSYWLLAQGVPENLASGLATAFVVTLITFSTILFGELVPKRIGQLFPESVARVAAPVMLALATLAKPFVHLLSASTSGMLKLLRIDVHGARTVTEEEISASLVEGVDAGVIEQHEHQMVQNVFNLDDRPLTSIMVHRSDIEWLDAKLPVPQALAQVGASGAHSWYPVCRGDLDNVVGAVSVSQLLRLPPGTDMTVEALAKPVAFIPETLSGLDLLEQFRKPAERATAHGRMVLVVDEYGVVHGLLTPRDLLEAITGELLQATPTDEAWAKQREDGSWLVDGLMPVSEFKARLTIKELPDEDRGIYNTVAGLVMAISGELPAVADVVAFGEWRFEVLDLDGRRIDKLLVSRVG from the coding sequence ATGGATGTTTTACTGATTGTTTTCTTAACGCTGCTCAATGGCGTGTTCGCCATGTCTGAGATGGCTTTGGCCTCCAGCCGCAAAGCACGCTTGGCGGCGTTGGCCGAGACGGGCGACAGTGGTGCGCAAGCCGCGCTGCGTTTGATGGCGCAGCCCACACAGTTTTTGTCTACGGTGCAAATTGGCATCACCTCCATTGGCGTGCTCAACGGCATCGTGGGTGAGGCCGCGTTCAGCGATGATTTTTCGTATTGGCTGTTGGCCCAAGGCGTGCCTGAAAACCTCGCCTCAGGTTTGGCCACGGCGTTTGTGGTGACCCTCATCACCTTCAGTACCATTTTGTTTGGCGAGTTGGTGCCCAAGCGCATTGGTCAGTTGTTTCCAGAGTCGGTGGCACGTGTGGCCGCACCGGTGATGTTGGCCCTGGCCACTTTGGCCAAGCCCTTTGTGCATTTGCTGTCTGCCAGCACCAGCGGCATGTTGAAGTTGCTGCGCATTGATGTGCATGGCGCACGCACGGTGACGGAAGAAGAAATTTCGGCCAGCTTGGTTGAAGGCGTAGACGCCGGTGTGATCGAACAGCACGAACACCAAATGGTGCAAAACGTGTTCAACCTCGATGACCGCCCACTCACTTCCATCATGGTCCACCGCTCTGACATTGAATGGCTCGATGCCAAGCTGCCCGTACCCCAAGCCTTGGCGCAAGTAGGAGCCAGCGGCGCGCACTCGTGGTACCCCGTGTGCCGTGGCGACTTGGACAACGTGGTGGGCGCGGTCAGCGTGTCGCAGCTCTTGCGTTTGCCACCCGGCACTGACATGACGGTGGAAGCCTTAGCCAAGCCTGTGGCTTTTATTCCTGAAACTTTGAGTGGTTTGGATTTGCTGGAGCAATTCCGCAAACCCGCCGAACGCGCCACAGCCCACGGTCGCATGGTGCTGGTGGTGGACGAGTATGGCGTGGTGCATGGCTTGCTCACGCCACGTGATTTGCTAGAAGCCATCACGGGCGAGCTGCTGCAAGCCACGCCCACCGATGAAGCGTGGGCCAAGCAGCGCGAAGACGGTTCTTGGTTGGTCGATGGCTTGATGCCAGTGAGCGAATTCAAAGCGCGTTTGACGATCAAAGAATTGCCCGACGAAGACCGTGGCATTTACAACACGGTGGCCGGTTTGGTCATGGCCATTTCGGGTGAGCTGCCCGCAGTGGCCGATGTGGTGGCTTTTGGTGAGTGGCGTTTTGAAGTGCTCGACCTGGATGGCCGCCGCATCGACAAACTCTTGGTCAGCCGCGTCGGTTAA
- a CDS encoding ABC transporter substrate-binding protein: MHAFRRSLIALSLGLACASGFAQNDATVKVGLLSTLSGPGAGLGVDIRDGFQLAVKLSGGKFSGKAVDVIVADDQASPDVGRQTADRLVKRDKVDFMTGIVFSNVMLAVGAPTFQSKTFYISANAGPSQYAGEQCNPFFFSASYQNDNMHEAVGKVVTDKGFKKVALIAPNYPAGKDAIAGFKRFFKGEVASETYTALNQLDYGAELSKLRATKPDAVYIFLPGGMGINFIKQFVGAGLSKDITLFGPGFSGDEDVIKAVGDPMLGMFNTSQWGHDMDNAANKKFVAEFEKAYGRLPTLYAAQGYDAARLIEAAVRDSKGNLEDKAAVRKALEAAKFDSVRGAFKFNKNHFPIQDYYLRVITKDSKGRVTNRTLSPVFKSHADAYAASCKMPS, translated from the coding sequence ATGCACGCTTTTCGCCGTTCTTTGATTGCCCTGAGTTTGGGCTTGGCTTGCGCATCTGGTTTTGCGCAAAACGACGCGACTGTGAAGGTCGGTTTGCTCAGCACCTTGTCAGGCCCTGGCGCGGGTTTGGGCGTGGACATCCGTGATGGCTTTCAGCTCGCGGTCAAGCTTTCGGGTGGCAAATTCAGCGGTAAGGCTGTGGACGTCATCGTGGCCGACGACCAAGCCAGCCCCGATGTGGGTCGCCAAACTGCAGACCGTTTGGTCAAGCGCGACAAGGTTGACTTCATGACCGGCATCGTGTTCTCCAACGTCATGCTGGCTGTGGGCGCACCCACCTTTCAATCGAAAACTTTCTACATCAGCGCCAACGCCGGCCCATCGCAATACGCGGGCGAGCAGTGCAACCCATTCTTCTTCAGCGCGTCCTACCAAAACGACAACATGCACGAAGCCGTGGGCAAAGTGGTGACAGACAAGGGTTTTAAGAAGGTCGCTTTGATTGCGCCTAACTACCCTGCAGGCAAAGACGCGATTGCTGGCTTCAAACGTTTCTTCAAAGGCGAAGTGGCGTCAGAGACCTACACCGCCTTGAACCAACTCGACTACGGCGCCGAGCTGTCCAAGCTGCGCGCCACCAAGCCTGATGCGGTGTACATCTTCTTGCCCGGTGGCATGGGCATCAACTTCATCAAGCAGTTTGTGGGCGCTGGTTTGTCCAAAGACATCACCTTGTTTGGCCCCGGCTTCTCGGGCGATGAAGACGTGATCAAAGCGGTGGGCGACCCGATGCTGGGCATGTTCAACACCTCGCAGTGGGGCCACGACATGGACAACGCGGCCAACAAAAAGTTTGTGGCTGAGTTCGAAAAAGCCTATGGCCGTTTGCCCACTTTGTATGCAGCCCAAGGCTACGACGCTGCACGTTTGATTGAAGCGGCCGTGCGCGACAGCAAAGGCAACTTGGAAGACAAAGCCGCCGTGCGCAAAGCCTTGGAAGCCGCCAAGTTTGATTCGGTGCGTGGTGCGTTCAAGTTCAACAAGAACCATTTCCCGATTCAAGACTACTACTTGCGCGTCATCACCAAAGACAGCAAAGGCCGAGTGACCAACCGCACCTTGAGTCCTGTGTTCAAAAGCCATGCCGACGCGTATGCAGCCAGCTGCAAGATGCCCAGCTAA
- a CDS encoding symmetrical bis(5'-nucleosyl)-tetraphosphatase: protein MALYLIGDVQGCDEALERLLTHLAFSPSRDTLYLLGDLVNRGPNNAGVLRRLMALGTSAQCLLGNHDLHVLAVSRGVRKPNKQDTLQDILTAPDSAELLHWLRHQHMALRVNDLLMVHAGVLPQWTAEQTMALAGEVQTVLRSDDWVQFMPQMYGGLPNVWRDDLAGADRLRVIVNALTRLRFCDAQGAMDFSVKEGADKAPAHLMPWFDVPGRLTADVRMAFGHWSTVHIEDRPDVVCLDDGCVWGGCLSAAKLEASDTLLSVADAPAWERLSVKCPQTMDPLA from the coding sequence ATGGCACTTTACTTGATTGGCGACGTGCAAGGCTGCGACGAAGCCTTAGAACGTTTGTTAACCCACCTCGCGTTCTCCCCCAGCCGCGACACACTCTATTTATTGGGCGATTTGGTCAACCGTGGCCCAAACAACGCGGGCGTGCTACGCCGTTTGATGGCGCTCGGCACCAGCGCGCAATGTTTGCTGGGCAACCACGATTTGCATGTGCTGGCTGTGTCACGCGGCGTGCGCAAACCCAATAAGCAAGACACCCTGCAAGACATCTTGACCGCACCCGACAGCGCTGAGTTGCTGCACTGGCTGCGCCACCAACACATGGCCTTGCGTGTGAACGACCTACTGATGGTGCATGCGGGCGTGCTGCCGCAATGGACAGCGGAACAAACCATGGCGCTGGCCGGTGAAGTGCAAACCGTGCTGCGCAGCGACGACTGGGTGCAGTTCATGCCGCAGATGTATGGCGGCCTGCCCAATGTGTGGCGTGATGATTTGGCAGGTGCTGACCGCTTGCGCGTGATCGTCAACGCACTCACCCGTTTGCGCTTTTGCGATGCACAAGGCGCCATGGATTTCAGCGTGAAAGAAGGTGCAGACAAAGCGCCTGCGCATTTGATGCCGTGGTTTGATGTGCCTGGCCGACTGACCGCTGATGTGCGCATGGCCTTTGGCCATTGGTCTACCGTGCACATTGAAGACCGCCCAGACGTGGTGTGCCTAGACGATGGGTGTGTGTGGGGTGGGTGCTTGAGTGCGGCCAAGCTCGAAGCATCGGACACGCTGTTGAGCGTGGCAGACGCCCCCGCGTGGGAGCGACTCAGCGTGAAGTGCCCGCAGACGATGGACCCGTTAGCCTAA
- a CDS encoding class I SAM-dependent methyltransferase: MKFMTWPVPALLAWGSSWLIFKGLQLVGLSEAIAFIVATCLGGFLSALAHTPMRKALIVLGFPLSMAASSSTLNVPPIGWLFLLGLIVLVYPRKAWRDAPLFPTPKKALRELQQHIVLPAGARILDAGSGMGDGLLALRDAFPRAELHGVEMSWPLRVLSAMRCSFAHIRQGDIWLVDWRSFDMVYLFQRPESMPRAVEKAEAELRRGAWLVSLEFEARELIPSAILTCRDGRPVWMYQVPFNRRG; encoded by the coding sequence ATGAAATTCATGACTTGGCCCGTTCCCGCCCTGCTTGCTTGGGGTTCGTCTTGGCTCATCTTCAAAGGCCTGCAACTGGTCGGTTTGAGCGAAGCCATTGCCTTTATCGTCGCCACGTGTTTGGGCGGTTTTTTAAGCGCGTTGGCACACACACCCATGCGTAAAGCCTTGATCGTGTTGGGTTTTCCGCTCTCCATGGCTGCGTCTTCGTCTACCCTGAACGTGCCGCCGATTGGCTGGTTGTTCTTGTTGGGGTTAATTGTTTTGGTTTACCCACGCAAAGCATGGCGCGATGCGCCCTTGTTTCCCACGCCTAAAAAAGCACTGCGCGAATTGCAGCAACACATCGTGCTGCCCGCGGGCGCACGCATTTTGGATGCGGGCAGTGGCATGGGTGACGGCTTGTTGGCTTTGCGCGATGCGTTCCCGCGTGCCGAACTTCACGGCGTCGAAATGAGCTGGCCGCTGCGCGTACTCAGCGCCATGCGCTGCTCGTTTGCGCATATTCGCCAAGGTGATATTTGGCTGGTGGATTGGCGCAGCTTTGACATGGTTTACCTGTTTCAACGCCCTGAGAGCATGCCCCGCGCCGTCGAAAAAGCCGAAGCCGAATTGCGCCGTGGCGCTTGGCTGGTGAGCTTAGAGTTTGAAGCGCGAGAGCTGATTCCCAGCGCCATCCTCACCTGCCGCGATGGCCGCCCCGTGTGGATGTACCAAGTGCCGTTTAACCGACGCGGCTGA